One Solea senegalensis isolate Sse05_10M linkage group LG21, IFAPA_SoseM_1, whole genome shotgun sequence DNA segment encodes these proteins:
- the LOC122758123 gene encoding cilia- and flagella-associated protein 44 isoform X3, translating into MQQQQEVKQQLSADTYYKYEDLTSRPFVTLGSEIPENLLHLSHSFGYDSRRRENLQLLDDRTLMFIAGNLLVLLDVVTAEHKYLRSCSGGGIGAITVHPSREFFVAAEKGKQPNILVYEYPSLRLYRVLRGGTAQAFSSVQFNHDGSVLASVGGAPDYMLTLWNWRREEVVLRCKAISQEVYRVSFSPYNPGLLTSSGSGHIKFWKIASTFTGLKLQGHVGHFGITPATDIDGYVELPDGKVVSGTEWGNLLLWDGNAIKAEICRRDGRSCHTGAVQPFVLDDGQLMTIGSDGVVRAWDFESINVADGNGDNGRFEVEPMNEMVVGRNVSLSSVVKSPQTDAFIWFAQDSNGAIWKLDLSFTNTTPDPECLFSFHAGAIKGLDVSQKSHLMATTAPDRSVRIFDILSKTEVTTSRFNQGGTALIWAPPLVKESGGLLVTGFEDGVVRVLELYSAQRHHMLSGRNPRGDARLRLLQAFKPHTAAVTALAFDRQGDILASGSSDCTVFFFAVGETYSPIGFVHVPGPVQELQWSPRSHSESTLLVLCQSGHVVEVHSPHPKAQNPTKTFQLLDLLRRSFRFRSIKSRIKREEEITRRKAVKEEEKKEREKRLQETEREEEDEDEELPPIYIPDPPSPLYCGFYSQPGHFWLSMGGFDSGFLYHCKFPEEQDEDLDQVSHEPFDFLSVHDTDDDPVLSVTFSAERQLLLCGTHSGAVRVYPLQPDDPGLSSMRAHWALSVHDNQYGHLRHIRCSHDDCFVLTAGDDGNIFSFSLLPPEELQRSLQSTRAEVPPPRVGLENKVLAQDIEDPAADSIETAKQNLETSRLQREAELKLTAKRKKLAELQRTYKQLLTDNQRLSQHVRLTPEELQLDSCFQEQAELEKSRRILEVRKQLSWEDERSRVALSKIQEWFWDSLEDNAVSVVGVHSDHSVSTYLLQTLTELQTPPDHVTTSTQPDADGDAAAERSRRRGGGAADDSSHTAEEEALRPRAPRPAGIKLGDRQEEKLRKAAEKAEQARAKIEKRKQEWTQLYAEKPDEDYEDPQAARAIRDARENVGDLPLRTETERTVPEHLRTNTERKRAEINVLEKNIRDKQTEMNGRIVALRDTKVRLVSRLQAQAEQLHDVQQRLAVHLRRPPPVLPMVRPEETPERRLQFDSSTLERYRVLREQSRLNFIQQEEEEEEEGTTRLLEQLEKERDVQDRGGGGGGGNLHPSLSSGKIEDEEEEEEEELNELEAELHREEEIKLLYEQDSLLEQMERSVRRFDAELLLLRHHKLHLDWQLKTSDLRHITLCQELLLLMEFERRESGLQGALDRLVREEKSIASRVDECDEQLRLKQRDVAKLQERHAAVVAAFHASLGQSGNFEASLVRIFRKNVRRVKTREHRGSHDEDEDSDEDSDEDDDDSGSEENTLQNCDSQLYENTLKLRERRVDVETLLQEEKRRADALKEERDVLVKKQRTVKVSVTAAENDLELIHREKQQKMNELDVVVPLRLHQIEFISDDSLPSDLSEVLVVDRTELDRLQRRIEQLHLEKNQQREARLQVRRDHGRLIHDCRDLKAEIRELEEQCDALMMRKFGRLLDLEALQTLTGNRDLEELKQQKVLQETQWTTEIKEWDVKVEASHDALMEVTKHNTELLARKKNLVDENTELKRKLDTRQKNSGAPFQDHRRRVDQEETRRLQALVKKQSEQAEVIRREIHFLSRKGGHVVALSQAPLPPLPPVSTTTTGHTHTSNHRPVRPFKLVQVHKSHK; encoded by the exons atgcagcagcagcaggaagtgaaaCAGCAGCTCTCTGCAGACACATACTACAAATACGAGGATCTGACCTCCAGACCATTTGTCACACTCGGCTCTGAAATCCCAGAAAACCTCCTGCACCTCTC CCACTCGTTCGGTTACGACAGTCGTCGTCGAGAGAACCTGCAGCTTCTGGACGACAGAACTCTGATGTTCATCGCGGGAAACCTGCTGGTGCTGCTCGACGTCGTCACCGCCGAGCACAAGTACCTGCGCTCCTGCAGCGGAGGAGGAATCGGTGCCATCAcg GTTCATCCGAGCCGAGAGTTCTTTGTCGCAGCGGAGAAGGGAAAGCAGCCAAACATCCTCGTTTACGAATATCCATCGCTACGACTTTATCGCGTCCTCCGAG GTGGGACAGCGCAGGCGTTCAGCTCTGTGCAGTTTAACCACGACGGGAGCGTGCTCGCCAGTGTGGGCGGAGCCCCGGACTACATGCTGACGCTGTGGAACTGGAGGCGGGAGGAGGTCGTGCTCAGGTGCAAGGCCATCTCCCAGGAGGTCTACAGAGTCAGCTTCTCCCCGTACAACCCGGGTCTGCTCACGTCATCGGGGTCCGGTCACATCAA GTTCTGGAAAATTGCCAGCACATTCACTGGTCTTAAACTACAAGGACATGTGGGACATTTTGGAATCACTCCAGCGACAGATATTGACGGATACGTGGAACTTCCCGATGGAAAG GTGGTGTCTGGGACAGAGTGGGGAAACTTGCTGCTCTGGGACGGAAACGCCATTAAGGCAGAGATTTGCAGAAGAGATGGGCGGAGCTGCCACACAGGGGCGGTCCAGCCGTTCGTCCTGGATGACGGACAGCTGATGACGATCGGCTCTGATGGAGTGGTCCGG GCCTGGGACTTTGAGAGCATCAACGTCGCCGACGGTAACGGCGACAACGGCCGGTTTGAGGTGGAGCCCATGAACGAGATGGTGGTCGGACGCAACGTGAGCCTCTCGTCTGTGGTGAAGAGTCCACAGACCGACGCCTTCATCTGGTTTGCTCAG GATTCCAACGGAGCAATCTGGAAACTGGATCTGTCGTTCACCAACACG ACTCCTGATCcggagtgtttgttttcattccaCGCCGGAGCCATCAAAGGTCTGGACGTGTCACAGAAATCACATCTGATGGCCACGACCGCTCCAGACC GTTCAGTCAGAATTTTTGATATCCTGTCAAAAACTGAAGTGACCACGAGTCGTTTCAATCAGGGAGGAACCGCCCTCATCTGGGCTCCGCCTTTG GTGAAGGAGAGTGGAGGTTTACTGGTGACGGGTTTTGAGGACGGCGTGGTGCGTGTGCTGGAGCTCTACAGCGCTCAGAGGCATCACATGCTCAGTGGGCGTAACCCCAGAGGAGACGCGAGGCTCCGCCTCCTACAGGCCTTCAAACcgcacactgctgctgtgaccGCTCTGGCATTCGACCGACAAGGAGACATCTTAGCCTCAGGG AGCTCCGACTGCACCGTCTTCTTCTTCGCTGTCGGGGAAACCTACAGTCCCATCGGCTTCGTTCATGTTCCCGGGCCCGTGCAGGAGCTGCAGTGGTCGCCTCGCTCCCAC AGTGAGAGCACACTGCTCGTCCTGTGTCAGAGTGGTCATGTGGTCGAGGTGCACAGTCCCCATCCAAAGGCTCAGAACCCGACCAAGACCTTCCAGCTGCTGGATCTGCTGAGAAGATCCTTCAGGTTCAGGAGCATCAAGTCACGAATCAAG agagaagaggaaataaCAAGACGTAAAgctgtgaaggaggaggagaagaaagagagagagaagcggtTACAGGAAacggagagagaggaggaggatgaagatgaagagttACCACCCATTTACATCCCTGACCCTCCAAGTCCTCTCTACTGTGGTTTCTATTCTCAGCCTGGACACTTCTGGCTCTCAATG GGAGGTTTTGACTCTGGTTTCCTGTACCACTGCAAATTCCCTGAGGAGCAGGACGAGGATCTGGATCAGGTGTCACACGAGCCCTTTGACTTCCTGTCCGTTCACGACACAGACGACGACCCCGTTCTTTCTGTCACCTTCAG CGCCGAAaggcagctgctgctctgcggCACGCACTCCGGCGCCGTCCGAGTTTACCCGCTGCAGCCGGACGACCCCGGCCTCTCGTCCATGCGGGCACACTGGGCCCTCAGCGTCCACGACAACCAGTACGGACACCTGCGTCACATTCGCTGTAGCCATGACGACTGCTTTGTGCTGACGGCAGGGGACGACGGGAACATCTTCTCCTTCAGCCTGCTTCCTCctgaggagctgcagaggagcCTGCAGAGCACGAGGGCCGAGGTTCCTCCTCCGAGG GTTGGTCTTGAAAACAAAGTGTTGGCTCAGGACATCGAGGATCCAGCGGCTGACAG CATAGAGACGGCGAAGCAGAACCTAGAGACGAGTCGTCTGCAGCGAGAGGCGGAGCTGAAGCTCACGGCGAAGAGGAAGAAGCTGGCCGAGCTTCAGAGGACGTACAAGCAGCTGCTGACGGACAACCAGAGGCTGTCCCAGCATGTCCGCCTCACGCCCGAG gagctgCAGCTGGACTCGTGTTTCCAGGAACAGGCAGAACTGGAAAAGTCCAGGCGGATACTGGAGGTCAGAAAACAGCTGAGCTGGGAGGACGAGCGCAGTCGTGTCGCTCTGAGCAAAATACAGGAGtg GTTCTGGGATTCTCTGGAGGACAACGCGGTCTCCGTGGTCGGCGTCCACAGCGACCACAGCGTCTCCACTTACCTCCTGCAAACACTCACCGAGCTGCAGACGCCGCCTGATCACGTGACCACGTCCACGCAACCTGACGCAGACGGTGACGCTGCAGCCGAGCGCAGCAGacgcagaggaggaggagctgcagacgacagcagccacactgcag aGGAGGAGGCGCTGCGGCCCCGGGCGCCTCGACCAGCGGGGATCAAACTGGGAGATCGTCAAGAGGAGAAGCTGCGAAAAGCTGCAGAGAAAGCGGAGCAAGCTCGAGCCAAGATAGAGAAGAGGAAGCAGGAATGGACTCAACT TTACGCAGAGAAGCCTGATGAGGACTACGAGGACCCGCAGGCCGCGCGGGCCATCCGAGACGCCCGGGAGAACGTCGGAGACTTGCCGCTGAGGACAGAGACCGAGCGCACGGTGCCCGAACACCTGAGGACGAACACGGAGAGGAAGAGAGCGGAGATTAACGTCCTGGAGAAAAAC ATCCgggacaaacagacagagatgaaCGGACGCATTGTGGCGTTGCGGGACACCAAGGTCCGCCTGGTTTCCAGGTTACAGGCTCAGGCCGAGCAGCTCCACGACGTCCAGCAGCGCCTGGCGGTTCACCTGCGCCGCCCTCCCCCCGTCCTGCCGATGGTACGACCTGAGGAAACACCAGAGAGgaggctgcagtttgacagcagCACACTGGAGAGATACAGAGTCCTCAGGGAACAGAG CAGATTAAATTTCAtacagcaggaggaagaggaggaagaggagggaacgACACGTTTGTTGGAGCAgttggagaaagagagagatgtgcaggatagaggaggaggaggaggaggaggaaacctCCATCCCTCACTTTCATCAGGAAAAAtagaagatgaggaagaagaagaggaggaggagctgaatgAGTTGGAGGCGGAGCtccacagggaggaggagatcAAACTCCTCTACGAGCAGGATTCGCTGCTGGAGCAG ATGGAGCGTTCGGTGCGACGGTTCGAcgccgagctgctgctgctgcgtcacCACAAGCTGCACCTGGACTGGCAGCTGAAGACGTCCGACCTGCGCCACATCACGCTCtgccaggagctgctgctgctcatggagtttgagaggagggagagtggcctgcagggggcgctggaCAGACTCGTCAGGGAGGAGAAGAGCATCGCG TCCCGCGTGGACGAGTGTGACGAGCAGCTGCGGCTGAAGCAGAGAGACGTGGCGAAGCTGCAGGAGAGACACGCGGCCGTGGTCGCCGCCTTCCACGCGTCGCTGGGTCAGAGCGGCAACTTTGAAGCGTCTCTCGTCAGAATCTTCAGGAAGAACGTGAGACGAGTGAAGACGCGCGAGCACAGGGGGAGCCACG atgaaGACGAGGACAGTGATGAAGACTCTGATGAGGACGATGACGACAGCGGctcagaggaaaacacactgcaaa ACTGTGACTCACAGTTGTACGAGAACACGCTGAAGCTGCGCGAGCGTCGCGTGGACGTGGAGacgctgctgcaggaggagaagaggagagcgGACGCTCTGAAGGAGGAGCGAGACGTCCTCGTCAAGAAG cAGAGAACAGTGAAGGTCAGTGTGACGGCGGCAGAAAACGACCTGGAGTTAATCcacagagagaagcagcagaagatgaaCGAGCTGGACGTGGTGGTTCCTCTGAGACTGCAccag ATTGAGTTCATCTCAGACGACTCTCTGCCGTCAGACCTGAGCGAGGTGTTGGTCGTGGACCGGACGGAACTGGACCGACTTCAGCGCCGCATCGAGCAGCTTCACCTGGAGAAGAACCAGCAGAGAGAAGCTAGGCTGCAGGTCCGCCGAGACCACGGCCGCTTGATCCACGACTGCAGGGACCTGAAGGCTGAGATACGCG AGCTGGAGGAGCAGTGTGACGCTCTGATGATGAGGAAGTTCGGGAGGTTACTGGATCTGGAGGCTCTGCAGACGCTGACGGGGAACAGAGATCTGGAGgagctgaagcagcagaaggTTCTTCAGGAGACGCAGTGGACCACGGAGATAAAAGAGTGGGAC GTGAAGGTAGAGGCGTCACATGACGCTCTGATGGAAGTGACCAAGCACAACACAGAACTTCTCGCCAGGAAGAAAAACCTCGTCGACGAGAACACAGAGCTGAAGCGTAAACTCGACACCAGGCAGAAAAACTCT GGGGCGCCGTTCCAGGACCACAGGAGACGCGTGGACCAGGAGGAGACCCGTCGGCTTCAGGCTCTGGTGAAGAAGCAGTCGGAGCAGGCCGAGGTCATCAGGAGAGagattcacttcctgtcacgTAAAGGAGGCCACGTCGTTGCCCTCAGTCAGGCGCCGCTGCCCCCACTCCCCCCCgtgtccaccaccaccacaggcCACACCCACACCAGTAACCACAGACCAGTGCGTCCATTCAAACTGGTTCAAGTGCATAAGTCACACAAGTAG
- the LOC122758123 gene encoding cilia- and flagella-associated protein 44 isoform X2, with amino-acid sequence MAEEDTASVEKNISEAFDVKPSVMQQQQEVKQQLSADTYYKYEDLTSRPFVTLGSEIPENLLHLSHSFGYDSRRRENLQLLDDRTLMFIAGNLLVLLDVVTAEHKYLRSCSGGGIGAITVHPSREFFVAAEKGKQPNILVYEYPSLRLYRVLRGGTAQAFSSVQFNHDGSVLASVGGAPDYMLTLWNWRREEVVLRCKAISQEVYRVSFSPYNPGLLTSSGSGHIKFWKIASTFTGLKLQGHVGHFGITPATDIDGYVELPDGKVVSGTEWGNLLLWDGNAIKAEICRRDGRSCHTGAVQPFVLDDGQLMTIGSDGVVRAWDFESINVADGNGDNGRFEVEPMNEMVVGRNVSLSSVVKSPQTDAFIWFAQDSNGAIWKLDLSFTNTTPDPECLFSFHAGAIKGLDVSQKSHLMATTAPDRSVRIFDILSKTEVTTSRFNQGGTALIWAPPLVKESGGLLVTGFEDGVVRVLELYSAQRHHMLSGRNPRGDARLRLLQAFKPHTAAVTALAFDRQGDILASGSSDCTVFFFAVGETYSPIGFVHVPGPVQELQWSPRSHSESTLLVLCQSGHVVEVHSPHPKAQNPTKTFQLLDLLRRSFRFRSIKSRIKREEEITRRKAVKEEEKKEREKRLQETEREEEDEDEELPPIYIPDPPSPLYCGFYSQPGHFWLSMGGFDSGFLYHCKFPEEQDEDLDQVSHEPFDFLSVHDTDDDPVLSVTFSAERQLLLCGTHSGAVRVYPLQPDDPGLSSMRAHWALSVHDNQYGHLRHIRCSHDDCFVLTAGDDGNIFSFSLLPPEELQRSLQSTRAEVPPPRVGLENKVLAQDIEDPAADSIETAKQNLETSRLQREAELKLTAKRKKLAELQRTYKQLLTDNQRLSQHVRLTPEELQLDSCFQEQAELEKSRRILEVRKQLSWEDERSRVALSKIQEWFWDSLEDNAVSVVGVHSDHSVSTYLLQTLTELQTPPDHVTTSTQPDADGDAAAERSRRRGGGAADDSSHTAEEEALRPRAPRPAGIKLGDRQEEKLRKAAEKAEQARAKIEKRKQEWTQLYAEKPDEDYEDPQAARAIRDARENVGDLPLRTETERTVPEHLRTNTERKRAEINVLEKNIRDKQTEMNGRIVALRDTKVRLVSRLQAQAEQLHDVQQRLAVHLRRPPPVLPMVRPEETPERRLQFDSSTLERYRVLREQRLNFIQQEEEEEEEGTTRLLEQLEKERDVQDRGGGGGGGNLHPSLSSGKIEDEEEEEEEELNELEAELHREEEIKLLYEQDSLLEQMERSVRRFDAELLLLRHHKLHLDWQLKTSDLRHITLCQELLLLMEFERRESGLQGALDRLVREEKSIASRVDECDEQLRLKQRDVAKLQERHAAVVAAFHASLGQSGNFEASLVRIFRKNVRRVKTREHRGSHDEDEDSDEDSDEDDDDSGSEENTLQNCDSQLYENTLKLRERRVDVETLLQEEKRRADALKEERDVLVKKQRTVKVSVTAAENDLELIHREKQQKMNELDVVVPLRLHQIEFISDDSLPSDLSEVLVVDRTELDRLQRRIEQLHLEKNQQREARLQVRRDHGRLIHDCRDLKAEIRELEEQCDALMMRKFGRLLDLEALQTLTGNRDLEELKQQKVLQETQWTTEIKEWDVKVEASHDALMEVTKHNTELLARKKNLVDENTELKRKLDTRQKNSGAPFQDHRRRVDQEETRRLQALVKKQSEQAEVIRREIHFLSRKGGHVVALSQAPLPPLPPVSTTTTGHTHTSNHRPVRPFKLVQVHKSHK; translated from the exons ATGGCGGAAGAGGACACAGCTTCGGTTGAGAAAAACATCAGTGAAG CATTTGACGTTAAACCCTcagtgatgcagcagcagcaggaagtgaaaCAGCAGCTCTCTGCAGACACATACTACAAATACGAGGATCTGACCTCCAGACCATTTGTCACACTCGGCTCTGAAATCCCAGAAAACCTCCTGCACCTCTC CCACTCGTTCGGTTACGACAGTCGTCGTCGAGAGAACCTGCAGCTTCTGGACGACAGAACTCTGATGTTCATCGCGGGAAACCTGCTGGTGCTGCTCGACGTCGTCACCGCCGAGCACAAGTACCTGCGCTCCTGCAGCGGAGGAGGAATCGGTGCCATCAcg GTTCATCCGAGCCGAGAGTTCTTTGTCGCAGCGGAGAAGGGAAAGCAGCCAAACATCCTCGTTTACGAATATCCATCGCTACGACTTTATCGCGTCCTCCGAG GTGGGACAGCGCAGGCGTTCAGCTCTGTGCAGTTTAACCACGACGGGAGCGTGCTCGCCAGTGTGGGCGGAGCCCCGGACTACATGCTGACGCTGTGGAACTGGAGGCGGGAGGAGGTCGTGCTCAGGTGCAAGGCCATCTCCCAGGAGGTCTACAGAGTCAGCTTCTCCCCGTACAACCCGGGTCTGCTCACGTCATCGGGGTCCGGTCACATCAA GTTCTGGAAAATTGCCAGCACATTCACTGGTCTTAAACTACAAGGACATGTGGGACATTTTGGAATCACTCCAGCGACAGATATTGACGGATACGTGGAACTTCCCGATGGAAAG GTGGTGTCTGGGACAGAGTGGGGAAACTTGCTGCTCTGGGACGGAAACGCCATTAAGGCAGAGATTTGCAGAAGAGATGGGCGGAGCTGCCACACAGGGGCGGTCCAGCCGTTCGTCCTGGATGACGGACAGCTGATGACGATCGGCTCTGATGGAGTGGTCCGG GCCTGGGACTTTGAGAGCATCAACGTCGCCGACGGTAACGGCGACAACGGCCGGTTTGAGGTGGAGCCCATGAACGAGATGGTGGTCGGACGCAACGTGAGCCTCTCGTCTGTGGTGAAGAGTCCACAGACCGACGCCTTCATCTGGTTTGCTCAG GATTCCAACGGAGCAATCTGGAAACTGGATCTGTCGTTCACCAACACG ACTCCTGATCcggagtgtttgttttcattccaCGCCGGAGCCATCAAAGGTCTGGACGTGTCACAGAAATCACATCTGATGGCCACGACCGCTCCAGACC GTTCAGTCAGAATTTTTGATATCCTGTCAAAAACTGAAGTGACCACGAGTCGTTTCAATCAGGGAGGAACCGCCCTCATCTGGGCTCCGCCTTTG GTGAAGGAGAGTGGAGGTTTACTGGTGACGGGTTTTGAGGACGGCGTGGTGCGTGTGCTGGAGCTCTACAGCGCTCAGAGGCATCACATGCTCAGTGGGCGTAACCCCAGAGGAGACGCGAGGCTCCGCCTCCTACAGGCCTTCAAACcgcacactgctgctgtgaccGCTCTGGCATTCGACCGACAAGGAGACATCTTAGCCTCAGGG AGCTCCGACTGCACCGTCTTCTTCTTCGCTGTCGGGGAAACCTACAGTCCCATCGGCTTCGTTCATGTTCCCGGGCCCGTGCAGGAGCTGCAGTGGTCGCCTCGCTCCCAC AGTGAGAGCACACTGCTCGTCCTGTGTCAGAGTGGTCATGTGGTCGAGGTGCACAGTCCCCATCCAAAGGCTCAGAACCCGACCAAGACCTTCCAGCTGCTGGATCTGCTGAGAAGATCCTTCAGGTTCAGGAGCATCAAGTCACGAATCAAG agagaagaggaaataaCAAGACGTAAAgctgtgaaggaggaggagaagaaagagagagagaagcggtTACAGGAAacggagagagaggaggaggatgaagatgaagagttACCACCCATTTACATCCCTGACCCTCCAAGTCCTCTCTACTGTGGTTTCTATTCTCAGCCTGGACACTTCTGGCTCTCAATG GGAGGTTTTGACTCTGGTTTCCTGTACCACTGCAAATTCCCTGAGGAGCAGGACGAGGATCTGGATCAGGTGTCACACGAGCCCTTTGACTTCCTGTCCGTTCACGACACAGACGACGACCCCGTTCTTTCTGTCACCTTCAG CGCCGAAaggcagctgctgctctgcggCACGCACTCCGGCGCCGTCCGAGTTTACCCGCTGCAGCCGGACGACCCCGGCCTCTCGTCCATGCGGGCACACTGGGCCCTCAGCGTCCACGACAACCAGTACGGACACCTGCGTCACATTCGCTGTAGCCATGACGACTGCTTTGTGCTGACGGCAGGGGACGACGGGAACATCTTCTCCTTCAGCCTGCTTCCTCctgaggagctgcagaggagcCTGCAGAGCACGAGGGCCGAGGTTCCTCCTCCGAGG GTTGGTCTTGAAAACAAAGTGTTGGCTCAGGACATCGAGGATCCAGCGGCTGACAG CATAGAGACGGCGAAGCAGAACCTAGAGACGAGTCGTCTGCAGCGAGAGGCGGAGCTGAAGCTCACGGCGAAGAGGAAGAAGCTGGCCGAGCTTCAGAGGACGTACAAGCAGCTGCTGACGGACAACCAGAGGCTGTCCCAGCATGTCCGCCTCACGCCCGAG gagctgCAGCTGGACTCGTGTTTCCAGGAACAGGCAGAACTGGAAAAGTCCAGGCGGATACTGGAGGTCAGAAAACAGCTGAGCTGGGAGGACGAGCGCAGTCGTGTCGCTCTGAGCAAAATACAGGAGtg GTTCTGGGATTCTCTGGAGGACAACGCGGTCTCCGTGGTCGGCGTCCACAGCGACCACAGCGTCTCCACTTACCTCCTGCAAACACTCACCGAGCTGCAGACGCCGCCTGATCACGTGACCACGTCCACGCAACCTGACGCAGACGGTGACGCTGCAGCCGAGCGCAGCAGacgcagaggaggaggagctgcagacgacagcagccacactgcag aGGAGGAGGCGCTGCGGCCCCGGGCGCCTCGACCAGCGGGGATCAAACTGGGAGATCGTCAAGAGGAGAAGCTGCGAAAAGCTGCAGAGAAAGCGGAGCAAGCTCGAGCCAAGATAGAGAAGAGGAAGCAGGAATGGACTCAACT TTACGCAGAGAAGCCTGATGAGGACTACGAGGACCCGCAGGCCGCGCGGGCCATCCGAGACGCCCGGGAGAACGTCGGAGACTTGCCGCTGAGGACAGAGACCGAGCGCACGGTGCCCGAACACCTGAGGACGAACACGGAGAGGAAGAGAGCGGAGATTAACGTCCTGGAGAAAAAC ATCCgggacaaacagacagagatgaaCGGACGCATTGTGGCGTTGCGGGACACCAAGGTCCGCCTGGTTTCCAGGTTACAGGCTCAGGCCGAGCAGCTCCACGACGTCCAGCAGCGCCTGGCGGTTCACCTGCGCCGCCCTCCCCCCGTCCTGCCGATGGTACGACCTGAGGAAACACCAGAGAGgaggctgcagtttgacagcagCACACTGGAGAGATACAGAGTCCTCAGGGAACAGAG ATTAAATTTCAtacagcaggaggaagaggaggaagaggagggaacgACACGTTTGTTGGAGCAgttggagaaagagagagatgtgcaggatagaggaggaggaggaggaggaggaaacctCCATCCCTCACTTTCATCAGGAAAAAtagaagatgaggaagaagaagaggaggaggagctgaatgAGTTGGAGGCGGAGCtccacagggaggaggagatcAAACTCCTCTACGAGCAGGATTCGCTGCTGGAGCAG ATGGAGCGTTCGGTGCGACGGTTCGAcgccgagctgctgctgctgcgtcacCACAAGCTGCACCTGGACTGGCAGCTGAAGACGTCCGACCTGCGCCACATCACGCTCtgccaggagctgctgctgctcatggagtttgagaggagggagagtggcctgcagggggcgctggaCAGACTCGTCAGGGAGGAGAAGAGCATCGCG TCCCGCGTGGACGAGTGTGACGAGCAGCTGCGGCTGAAGCAGAGAGACGTGGCGAAGCTGCAGGAGAGACACGCGGCCGTGGTCGCCGCCTTCCACGCGTCGCTGGGTCAGAGCGGCAACTTTGAAGCGTCTCTCGTCAGAATCTTCAGGAAGAACGTGAGACGAGTGAAGACGCGCGAGCACAGGGGGAGCCACG atgaaGACGAGGACAGTGATGAAGACTCTGATGAGGACGATGACGACAGCGGctcagaggaaaacacactgcaaa ACTGTGACTCACAGTTGTACGAGAACACGCTGAAGCTGCGCGAGCGTCGCGTGGACGTGGAGacgctgctgcaggaggagaagaggagagcgGACGCTCTGAAGGAGGAGCGAGACGTCCTCGTCAAGAAG cAGAGAACAGTGAAGGTCAGTGTGACGGCGGCAGAAAACGACCTGGAGTTAATCcacagagagaagcagcagaagatgaaCGAGCTGGACGTGGTGGTTCCTCTGAGACTGCAccag ATTGAGTTCATCTCAGACGACTCTCTGCCGTCAGACCTGAGCGAGGTGTTGGTCGTGGACCGGACGGAACTGGACCGACTTCAGCGCCGCATCGAGCAGCTTCACCTGGAGAAGAACCAGCAGAGAGAAGCTAGGCTGCAGGTCCGCCGAGACCACGGCCGCTTGATCCACGACTGCAGGGACCTGAAGGCTGAGATACGCG AGCTGGAGGAGCAGTGTGACGCTCTGATGATGAGGAAGTTCGGGAGGTTACTGGATCTGGAGGCTCTGCAGACGCTGACGGGGAACAGAGATCTGGAGgagctgaagcagcagaaggTTCTTCAGGAGACGCAGTGGACCACGGAGATAAAAGAGTGGGAC GTGAAGGTAGAGGCGTCACATGACGCTCTGATGGAAGTGACCAAGCACAACACAGAACTTCTCGCCAGGAAGAAAAACCTCGTCGACGAGAACACAGAGCTGAAGCGTAAACTCGACACCAGGCAGAAAAACTCT GGGGCGCCGTTCCAGGACCACAGGAGACGCGTGGACCAGGAGGAGACCCGTCGGCTTCAGGCTCTGGTGAAGAAGCAGTCGGAGCAGGCCGAGGTCATCAGGAGAGagattcacttcctgtcacgTAAAGGAGGCCACGTCGTTGCCCTCAGTCAGGCGCCGCTGCCCCCACTCCCCCCCgtgtccaccaccaccacaggcCACACCCACACCAGTAACCACAGACCAGTGCGTCCATTCAAACTGGTTCAAGTGCATAAGTCACACAAGTAG